The Pseudorasbora parva isolate DD20220531a chromosome 19, ASM2467924v1, whole genome shotgun sequence genomic sequence CAGACAATGTATCAGTACCAGTTCATAGCCATCAGGGAAATGCATTCAGCAAACTCATGCTATAAAACGACTGAAGATGAAAAGTATGCAGCAGGGCTGGTGCATCTGCACCAACTTGTCTTTACACAAGCTCATAGTGGGTTCTATTACATTCATTTACATCTAACTGTTCATTTTCCTGAGACTTACCTCTGTTAGCTTTGCTCGGGTATATCTTAGTGAAGTGTCTATACTCTTCTGGAGGAGGGAAGTCATCCAGAGGATGAAAAGAATACTTGGACTCAAAATCATCTGTTAagagagaaaagaaaataaGGATATTCAGAGCAACTGAGAGTGATCAGACTCCTTGAGTAACATCACTTTactttataaaacattttgatattttaaataatgtacaaTAGCATTCaaaatttggggtcagtaaggtttaaaaaaattaaaggttttattcagcaaggactcGTAAAGACATCTAATGAGATCTgggtttcaaataaatgctgtttttctcactatagtccgCTTTATCTTGCTCACTGCATGGGGTTGTTAGAAGGTATTCTTAACAGAGTACATAAGCTGCTTACATTTATTGAGAAAGAGACTTAtacaaataatgttttaattgaaaaatgttcTTCTTTAGGTTTTTACATCCAAACTTGAGTCAAATTAAGCCAATAtattaagtttggaaacaatatatTGTATTCATAGTCACACaagagtttaaatgtttttataggataggcctacataaaaatagatggattttaggaagggggtccctcatacAAGATTCATtgtatttgggggtccttggcatcataaagtttgaaaacccctgtttTAGTTCATGTAAAACTAGTACAACTAATCTAGTAGCCTATAATTcctttgctgttttttttttttgcacaataaatTTAAATTGTGTGCATTGAACTGTTTTCAATTTGTATTATAATCAGGAACAACATTATTTGTGGGGGGTGCGGAGGGAAATCATGATGCCGGCTCAACATCGTGATGTCTGTTAGCTATGGGGCCAACCCtagtttctacaaaaatattaaacagaacagatgttttcaacattgataattagaaatgtttcttgagctccaatatattacaatgatttctgaattatcatgtgacattgaagattggagtaatgattgagctttgcattacagcattacattttattttaaaacatttaaatatatagtagacagatattttataaattgcttgaataaatgcagccttgatgaacATAAGATACTTCTTTTCATtagaaaaaattaaaataaattaccaaccccaaacatttgaacggGAGTCTAAGCCTTCTGTAGCTCATctcatctatttatttatttttttaaatagcataaATTGTATTGAACTGCAGCAGAAATGTGACAGCTTTTCACAGCAGCTTTTCCAATACAATTTTATGTCACATGTTCAGACTAGGGATGCAACAACTAGTTGATAAAATCGATAATGAATATCACCAACAACAATTCTCATAATCGATTAGTCGGGTCTGCCTTCTGTGCATGGTAAGCTTTGAGCCACAGCACTGAATAATGCAAACGGACAAAATGCATCTAGAAATAGTGGAgtggaaacaaaatctaaaacttattttataagtattttattcacaatagactatagataacatcaaatgttgaaagtgagacattatgaaatgtcatgccaaatattggctcatttcggatttcatgagagctacacattccaaaaaggTTGGGACATTAAGAAAGTTTAAGGCCATTCATTTGcttatttaattacttttgttttatatatggaAATATTTTTCTATGGTGGAGAGTTTATTAATAAATCAGAAAATGAATAATCATTAGATACGATTTTCCCAATTTAGACTGCATGATGTTTTGAATAGCTTTATACCATTGTTTGAAGCAACTGcatgacattttttatataaaaattaaaaacaagctgAAAATACACTTCCTGAAAAACTCGTATTGCTTTTCTATAGCATTAAGCCTCAAATCAACTATACATTagtttggtttcttcttttaaaaaacaaagtaaaaatTTGCATGGTACAATAATAGGTGCTTTCACATCAGGTAGTTCTAGGAACTCAGTTGTAGGAACTAACCTCTGGGTGGTTTCCTGAGAAATGAATGTTCCCCTAGGGTCATTTACCTGATTGCAATCACACCGACAGTAACTCAGAAGTGACGTAAGCCGTTCTTGCCTTAAgacttttcacaatatttcctgatggtttatagaacaattattCACCTGCTGTCGTTTATACACGTATCCTCTCATGCCGTTATTGAAGCAGCACTTCACTACTTCTGTACGTGATgagaactttttttaataatttcctGGGTCAAGATAGAGTCAGATTTTGTGATACATTTCCTCCTCTCTACAGCTACCACGCTTAAACATTGTTTAACATTAAAGCTGTGGACACCTCTGACCTtggttacttttttattatggaaaataattcaGAATATTTTTAGCTTCCTAACAGGTTCAACACGAAAGTGTGGATGTGTTTTGTATCACCTGTAGCACAATGTCAGGGCGCAAAAATAAAGATGGGCCAAAGTGAGCGTTTCAGAGCACATGAAGGAACCATCACTTGCTCTATAGGGCTTGGGCGCCGCGTTGCATTCTGGGACGTcgcggccatgttgatggcctcacgaatgtaaacatacagcaagtcgaatgaggagaagcagagttgggagaaagaaaaaacatgttaaaatcctGAAAGGGATGTGGAATTTACCGGGATACGTTAAATAGGGAAGGCAGGGACCGCTATAGAGACAAAATCGGAACTATTAAATTTTTGGATCCACATGAATTTCCAAAGAAAGAGCGGAGCACCGACGACGacgaaaactttattttgttggtccccaacagacattctactgactataagtaactttgcaactacaattcaacttattctactaacccgaaccctaacacatataaccataacctaccagtctactaacAGTACAGTTAATACTCTAATTAGTGTTAGTTGACATGCTGTTGAAAACGtacatagttagtagaatgtttaaagtggactatcgaaataaagtcTAACCGAAACGTATATActattaatttgtattatttttattatataagaaATTGCTCTGCCtccgtttttatttgttattgcaatgttattgtttactatatttataatttgcacttcctccattttctgtgtcttttgttattattttatagatacctatttatttgcttatatagtattaaaagaattaatttttttaaaaagtgtatttattattgttatataaagtgcACTCCGTTATATAAAGTGCAACAACTTGCACTCCGTtttctgtgttcattttttatttgtaaccttttaccttgaagcattccacatttctgtgttctcaggttgcactacttgcaaataaacactaaaaaaacatctgattgtGTGACAATTCTTGCTTTTTGCACATCGTACTGTTATTACTTCTTGTCCGTGGTTGCGCCTCCAAGCATGAAAGCGGTGGAAAGTTAATCCATTTTCGACATTTCCCATGGTGATTATGTGTTGCGCTGTTACACCCCAAAATGCAGCAACGGTTTACCATAGTTGAAATAAcgccaaaataatcaaattaagatACACGACTGAGAGGGAGTACGTCTATAAACAGTCCGCAGTAGTCCGAGTAGCAGTAAAGGAtgccatcaacatggccgccacgCCATAATGACGTCATGACGCCCAAGCCCTATGAGACCAGTGCAGCGCTTGATTCAATTAGGAGAGAACATCATTCTCTCTAGATGAACAAAGGATgttgaaatgaaaatgtgagGGTGGGTGAGACTGTAGGTGCGGGTTGAGAGTGAGCTTGAAGGACTCACCTACAAAGGAACGGGAAATGGAAGTGTGTCCATTGCGGATAGGCGGGGGAGGGGGCGGGGGCCCGGCTGGTGTGCGGGAGGGGGGAGGAGGGGGCTTGCCTCGGCTCGGGACATCCGAGGTGCTACCGTGAGTCCGATACGGAGGTGGTGGCGGCGGAGCATCTCGGCCATTCCGTGACGGCTGCCCAGGAACTGGAGGGGCTAATAAAGGAAGTCATGTTGAAAACCATCAACACACAAATAATTCAACACTGCAATTCTTATGCACATGATTCAAACTCTTCTAAAGCCATACCATAGCTTTGTGTGGTTTAATGATGTGAAACCTGGTATCAATATGCCATTTTTCTTTTGTGGTCCATTCATCTTTTGTGAATACAATTAATAGCAGCTTAAATTTCagtctgttcctcacacaaatcATTTGATGTCATATATCATATGACCTGCGAAGACTTATATGGTCCTTTTATAGTTTCCTATGAGGAACTTGACAGATGTGGTCATAATGATCTATAGATGTATGAAAAAGAGCAGCTTCAAAATTTCTGCATATTCTGCAAAGTAGacagtaaataatgacagacacacacacacacatacaccttCAGAAATACATTTAGAACTGTAaatactaccgttcaaaagtttggggtcatttCTTTTATTCATTAAgcatgcatttaattgatcaataGTGACaaagatatttataatgttaccaaATATTTCCATCTCAAATAAATGACGTCCTttagaactttctattcatcaaaggatcatgaaaaaaatatatatatctcagGGTTTCCAGAGCATCAAaccatcatattagaatgatttctgaaggatcatgtgacactaaagaccagagtaatgatgctgaaaattcagctttgattacaggaataaattacatttaaaaatatatttaattagaaaacagctattttaaattgttataatattttattatgttcCTGTTTTTACTGTTCCAttctatcaaataaatgcagtctcggtgagcataaaagacttgaaaagcacaacaaacaaacaaaaaactgtaCAGGCCCCAAATTTTTAAAAGGTTTCAACGAAAACAGTGTATTAAGCAAATTAGAGGACTTTCTcgcaagattaaaaaaaaaaaaatctggaacCACCTTATTTCAGACCTCACCTGCTCCTCGTCCCGGGGGCTCTCGTGCTGGAGGAGGTGGTCTGGCAGCCTGTGGGCTGGGTGATGGTGGTGGAGGAGGTGCATGCCCACGTGTCGGTGTGTGTCCAGCCGCTGAAGGCTTCTTGCTGAGTGAGTTGTGTCTCTGGGGAAGTTCAGGGGCAGCCTCATTCACAGGACTGGAGGGGCCATTGGAAACCACAGACTGCTGACGGTATGGGGGCGGAGGCGGGgccagggaggacgaggaggatGATGAAGATGAGCGGTTGCTCACAGGTGATGGAGGAGGTTTCACTGGTGGAGGTGGTGCGTTATCACGCACCGGTGCTGGAGAGGGTCCTCGCTGACCTGGAGTCGGTGGAAGCGGTTTTTCGCGATTGTACAAGGCCGCTGTGGCCTTTTGCTGTGGGGCAGGAGGAGCGTTTCCACGCCGAGACATTGGGGGTGGCGGAGGTGGGGCAGAAGAGCTGTGCTTCATGCCTGTAGAGGGGCTACTGCCTCCAGCAGGGGAACGAGAGAGATCAGGCAGGGATGGTCTCTGGGAACGACCAGACTCTGTGGGAGAAGCCTGTTGAGAGGGACTGTCGGGGTCATCGTGACTGCCAGGTGGGCGTGGGGCAGCAGAACGAGTGCTAGGAGGGTGCAATGCAGACCTGCCTGCAGAACCATCTGCAACACAGCACAACTGATTCAATTAAAGcgcttcaattttttttttaaatctgtagcTTGAATGATATGAATTACAGTTTATTCATCTCTAATCCCCTGTAATGtttcacacaaaacaaaactcaTTAGCAGATGCTAATGGATAGTATGACGGTGCCGCTACATTGGGCCGTGTTCAGCATTAAATTTTTTACGAGTGAAACAACTATATCCTATAACCAAACTGACACCTGAACATTTCAGGACTCTCAACTGCAAACCCGTGCTGAATGAATGTAACCACGTTGGACAACTAGACTTTaatggcctatagagggcgcaacagcaactaactaaaccctaaaccaactTTTGTTAGTCAATGATCTGCAAGGGCTTTATTAGTGCTCTTCATTGATTTGAGTAAATGTTCTGACATTTGGGTATGAAGTGTTTTAATTCTACAATATATGGTGCAAAAACAGTGGCTGCTACAGTTGAAATTTCCTATTGGACGTTGTTGGTCATCGTGACATATGGTGGTTGTTCCAACGGCTCATTACAATTCCCCTGGCATGAGCTCACTACGCCCTAAGAAATGTTTTCCCGGAAAACTTCACCCTCCTCTACTTCAGGTAAAGGGGGAGAAATTCTCTCCTCAAAGCTACTGGCATCACTCCAGGCATTCTTCATCTTTGTGAGACTGACAACTGTCAATCTATCCCTCACTGCAGGTCTCAGGTGCAtggattcggatcgcatgtcaaactgctgaaatcacgtgacattggcaatccgaatcatgaatcgatacgctgattcataaaggttcgaaactttgttttgagaTCGGCCCATCACAagttgttatttagttgtttttttgtgcacaaactATTCTTGTTgcatcataaaattattgtagtcACTGTACTGAGATGAACTTTttaacgtctttagtgccttttatgggtcttgagagaggaaatctgtctgagccatcgaatttcaacaaaaatatcttcatttgtgtggtcttacgggtgtcgaacaacattaggctaagtaattattgacagaatttttgggcgaactacccctttaagacaTAACTGACTATGACAGGCATTTTTACATCCTTTTGTGTGAATATTTGCGTGTTGTAAGACGCTGTGATTGTGATCCAATGTCGCTGAATGCAGTTGGGAGTCCTGAAAATGTACAGGCTTGTATTACGCGGCACTACCATACTATCCATTAGCATCTGCTCTGGAGTTTTGTTTCGTGTGAAAAGGAGATTAGAGATGAAAATAAACAGTGCATCAAAGCCATAACTATAATGCAGAGTTCACACTGCACAATTTAAGGCACGATTGTCACTCGCCGACAGGTTGTGTGAAAATCGCAGACAAATGCCTGAAATCAAAGGCAAATCGAGTGATAATCATTATAGACCAAGAATATCCTTCTTACACATAAGCTTTACGATTAAATCAAACAGAAACGAAGCACAAACGTTTGCTTAACCATTGCAAAATGATTCTccttgcagaacacaatcctcgTTCCCTGCATCTCCCTAATCATTTCCTCCTccataatcttgttttcttttacTCCTTTTCAGCACACAGCAAATTTGTATCAAATTTCTTGCAAGTTAacatttttaaagacaattcCAGTCTTGCAAGAGAACTCCGGTCTCacgcacgtgtgatcttgcGTTATTTCCTTCCCCATTTCCTTCTCGCATGCGTTTAGGGCTTTGTGCACCAGAGGTGTTAGAGATACTATGAACAGCGATCtgatgagtttgaaaatcggCAGTGTGAACTCGGCATAAGTGATGTACAGATCCTTAAAAAAATTCTTCTAGACCAACAGCAAATGGTACACAACATAGGGTATGAAAACCATTTCAATTTCTGGGAGAACTATTCCTTGAAATAGATCAACAAACAAAAGAATTTAACAAACACACCTCCTACATGTCGCAACTTTGGGGTGCCACCCTGAAACAGCCCTGCCACTGGCTGGACCGGTGCAGAAGACCCTCCACTGCTGGACACGCCTCCACTGCTTCCTTTCGACTCTGAAAAACATGGCATGATCATTAAAATATACTCCCCGGTTTCTACTGAtataaagccatatgctaaatcgctgaagtaaccctttaataaaaaaggaatatttattaaacaagcCAGATCAAGAGCAGAAACTAAATAAAGTGCataactgaaaaataaagcatagGCGCAAAACTAATACAAACAGTGGGCACAGCGCATCGCACATTAGGctccaaattaaaaataaataatgcaccTGCAGTTATAAAACTATTATTACACTACAACATTGAAATATGGAAATTCTGATATGTTCAAACAGCCTACTCAAAACAGACAGGGCAACCTAACGCAAACCATTTAGGGTtagcttttttttgttgttgttgaaggTTTAGGTGATATGAAGGTTTGTCGTCGAGCGGTGATATGAAAACTTGCTTGCAAAATTTGCATTTGACTTTTTTCAccattttctatttaaaaaaaaaaaatgctgccaCACTGCCAGTCTTTGTTCACATGGTAGAATAGGACTGACTATGAAAATGCTctcacaattaaataaataatatacagcAAACTAGTCTAACGTTACTTCAATCTGTCTCTCTTCTCCAGTGGGTTGGGCTAATCCAAAAGACGTGAAAACAAGGGGGGTGTTCTTTTGTGGGGGGTGACAGACTTTTACCTGTGAAACAGTGGTGCTCTGAAAACATCCCCATTAGCAATTAGTGCTTTCCACCGGATGAAATGAACGTGGCAAAACTGATGAAATGAACGTGGCAAAACTGATGAAATGAACGCAGCAAAACTGATGAAATGAACGCAGCAAAACTGATGAAATGAACGCAGCAAAAATCGAATTGACCGAATCAGAATTCTGGTATGATACCAGAACGTATCGACTAACAATGGACCTCAAAATTAGAACCAAATCTTGAGTATAACACAGTTTTCAATTTGAAGTGAACTATACATTTGGGCATAAGCGtcaaagcaaaaacaaatgtgGGTGGGTcctctcagatttttttttttactgtagatcagggctattcaaatcttaccctggagggccaatgcagtgcagagtttagcttcaaccctgataaaacacacctgaacatgctgatcagtgtcttcaggatcattagaaaatcacaggtgggtgtgtttgatcagggttggagctaaactctgcactgcattggccctccagggtaagatttgaatagccctgctgtAGATGATGCCAttgaaattaaagggatagtttcttcagtagaacacaaatgaagatttttaactccaaccattgctcgtataatgcatgtcaatgggtcTAGATTggcatgcattatatgagcaacgttggagttaaaaatctccatttgtgttctactgaagaaacaaacacaccttcatcttggatgccctgggggtaagcagataaacatcacattttcatttttgggtgaactatccctttaagtacaaATAATAATCTTGTTTACGAAACGTCTGGTTGGGGCAGAAAAAATTACGGAAAACACAGAATCACTTGCAGCAACAATTGTGTTGGGGTAAGACGCACAGCATCAAGCTGATGCAAATCGACCCagggttcgaatccgccttttgccgaactcgctctaatccctt encodes the following:
- the wipf2b gene encoding WAS/WASL-interacting protein family member 2b: MPIPPPPPPGGPPPPPTLSLANTTPPKLNRDEAKGRGALLSDICKGAKLKKVAVVSDRSAPMIEKSKGSSGGVSSSGGSSAPVQPVAGLFQGGTPKLRHVGDGSAGRSALHPPSTRSAAPRPPGSHDDPDSPSQQASPTESGRSQRPSLPDLSRSPAGGSSPSTGMKHSSSAPPPPPPMSRRGNAPPAPQQKATAALYNREKPLPPTPGQRGPSPAPVRDNAPPPPVKPPPSPVSNRSSSSSSSSSLAPPPPPYRQQSVVSNGPSSPVNEAAPELPQRHNSLSKKPSAAGHTPTRGHAPPPPPSPSPQAARPPPPAREPPGRGAAPPVPGQPSRNGRDAPPPPPPYRTHGSTSDVPSRGKPPPPPSRTPAGPPPPPPPIRNGHTSISRSFVDDFESKYSFHPLDDFPPPEEYRHFTKIYPSKANRVMRGAPPLPPVGR